The following coding sequences are from one Ornithodoros turicata isolate Travis chromosome 1, ASM3712646v1, whole genome shotgun sequence window:
- the LOC135386899 gene encoding uncharacterized protein K02A2.6-like, producing the protein MILVVVDSHSGWIEAIPVKSATAEVTLPTCIVTDNGTTFTGAAFQEFVKRNGIRHMRTAPYHPQSNGLAERAVRSVKEALKKLTDGPLEIRLQRWLHNHRRTPSAAHGGKAPAEMLFNFLPRSRLDIIKADVLKNQKTTQQDVDSRLKPGAPVYVRKQCDRPGWMPGIVLEGLGSRMAKVQTPQGVVTRHLDQMRTRYGADTAASESDTAHASDPSNAAHDATDDTSESTETEGHRYSLRPRHRSHH; encoded by the exons ATGATATTAGTCGTTGTGGATAGCCATTCTGGCTGGATAGAGGCTATCCCGGTAAAATCTGCAACTGCAGAAGTGACC CTACCAACGTGCATCGTAACTGACAACGGCACCACATTCACAGGTGCGGCCTTCCAAGAATTCGTAAAGAGAAATGGGATTCGCCACATGCGAACAGCTCCTTATCATCCGCAGTCAAACGGACTTGCAGAACGGGCTGTTAGAAGCGTAAAAGAAGCGCTTAAGAAGCTGACGGACGGACCACTGGAAATCCGGCTCCAACGCTGGCTACATAACCACAGAAGGACACCATCAGCTGCCCATGGGGGAAAGGCTCCTGCGGAAATGTTATTCAATTTTCTGCCACGTAGTCGCTTGGATATCATCAAGGCCGATGTGCTCAAAAACCAAAAGACAACACAGCAAGACGTGGACAGTCGTTTGAAACCTGGAGCACCTGTCTACGTGCGCAAACAATGCGATCGACCGGGATGGATGCCGGGTATCGTGCTTGAGGGCCTAGGAAGTCGCATGGCTAAAGTGCAAACGCCCCAGGGTGTTGTCACACGCCACCTTGACCAGATGCGAACCCGCTACGGCGCAGATACCGCGGCTTCCGAAAGTGATACAGCTCACGCATCGGACCCATCCAACGCGGCCCATGACGCCACAGATGACACATCGGAGTCGACAGAAACCGAAGGACATCGATATTCGCTCCGACCGCGACACAGGTCACACCACTGA